Proteins encoded together in one Triticum dicoccoides isolate Atlit2015 ecotype Zavitan chromosome 7B, WEW_v2.0, whole genome shotgun sequence window:
- the LOC119337969 gene encoding probable inactive leucine-rich repeat receptor kinase XIAO isoform X2 yields the protein MHSSQPPPASRPRFSQSCRQRPRATTRSSSPTRSSRHLPPHPRALPSAPPLLPAHAHPRLLLLFLIEEGEESERGGMVASEGSTITGAASSRSTTTSSATATAGVNNLDLKGIGLAGALPPTFSSLNALQDLSLQTNALSGPLPSFHGMAALRHAYLNDNAFSSLPKDFFDGLDSLEEICLDNNPLLPIHLCCSSSTSASTPPLVFFFYLCCSSFPHHISRGRVQAQSIHLISLRGEGDQAMERKAPANRGRCRSTS from the exons ATGCACTCCTCGCAGCCGCCACCTGCCTCCCGCCCCCGATTCAGCCAATcctgccgccagcgcccgcgcGCCACCACCCGCTCCTCCTCTCCTACCAGATCGAGCCGCCACCTCCCTCCCCATCCCCGCGCGCTACCATCCGCTCCTCCTCTTCTGCCCGCGCACGCACACCCTCGGCTCCTGCTGCTCTTCCTGATTGAAGAGGGGGAGGAGAGCGAGAGGGGCGGCATGGTGGCCAGCGAGGGGAGCACCATCACGGGAGCCGCGTCCTCCCGGTCCACGACCACGTCTTCTGCGACCGCGACGGCCGGGGTCAACAACCTCGACCTCAAGGGCATCGGCCTCGCCGGCGCCCTACCCCCCACCTTCTCCTCCCTCAACGCGCTGCAGGACCTCAGCCTCCAGACCAACGCGCTCTCCGGCCCACTCCCCTCCTTCCACGGCATGGCGGCCCTCCGCCACGCCTACCTCAACGACAACGCCTTCTCCTCCCTCCCCAAGGACTTCTTCGACGGCCTCGACAGCCTCGAGGAGATCTGCCTCGACAACAACCCGCTACTGCCAATCCATCTCTGCTGTTCTTCTTCTACCTCTGCCTCGACCCCTCCCCTTGTATTCTTCTTCTACCTCTGCTGTTCTTCCTTTCCACATCACATCTCAAGAGGTCGTGTGCAGGCACAGTCCATCCATCTCATCTCCTTGCGTGGTGAAGGTGACCAGGCCATGGAGAGAAAAGCTCCTGCCAATCGCG GACGGTGCAGATCGACATCGTGA
- the LOC119337969 gene encoding probable inactive leucine-rich repeat receptor kinase XIAO isoform X1 encodes MHSSQPPPASRPRFSQSCRQRPRATTRSSSPTRSSRHLPPHPRALPSAPPLLPAHAHPRLLLLFLIEEGEESERGGMVASEGSTITGAASSRSTTTSSATATAGVNNLDLKGIGLAGALPPTFSSLNALQDLSLQTNALSGPLPSFHGMAALRHAYLNDNAFSSLPKDFFDGLDSLEEICLDNNPLLPIHLCCSSSTSASTPPLVFFFYLCCSSFPHHISRGRVQAQSIHLISLRGEGDQAMERKAPANRDRHREEQAEQYPLALTFGAHHQRREVCSGATHGSLQ; translated from the exons ATGCACTCCTCGCAGCCGCCACCTGCCTCCCGCCCCCGATTCAGCCAATcctgccgccagcgcccgcgcGCCACCACCCGCTCCTCCTCTCCTACCAGATCGAGCCGCCACCTCCCTCCCCATCCCCGCGCGCTACCATCCGCTCCTCCTCTTCTGCCCGCGCACGCACACCCTCGGCTCCTGCTGCTCTTCCTGATTGAAGAGGGGGAGGAGAGCGAGAGGGGCGGCATGGTGGCCAGCGAGGGGAGCACCATCACGGGAGCCGCGTCCTCCCGGTCCACGACCACGTCTTCTGCGACCGCGACGGCCGGGGTCAACAACCTCGACCTCAAGGGCATCGGCCTCGCCGGCGCCCTACCCCCCACCTTCTCCTCCCTCAACGCGCTGCAGGACCTCAGCCTCCAGACCAACGCGCTCTCCGGCCCACTCCCCTCCTTCCACGGCATGGCGGCCCTCCGCCACGCCTACCTCAACGACAACGCCTTCTCCTCCCTCCCCAAGGACTTCTTCGACGGCCTCGACAGCCTCGAGGAGATCTGCCTCGACAACAACCCGCTACTGCCAATCCATCTCTGCTGTTCTTCTTCTACCTCTGCCTCGACCCCTCCCCTTGTATTCTTCTTCTACCTCTGCTGTTCTTCCTTTCCACATCACATCTCAAGAGGTCGTGTGCAGGCACAGTCCATCCATCTCATCTCCTTGCGTGGTGAAGGTGACCAGGCCATGGAGAGAAAAGCTCCTGCCAATCGCG ATCGACATCGTGAAGAACAAGCTGAACAATATCCATTGGCACTCACCTTCGGAGCACACCATCAACGGCGAGAGGTTTGCAGTGGAGCAACACATGGTTCACTTCAGTGA